Proteins from a single region of Hypanus sabinus isolate sHypSab1 chromosome 26, sHypSab1.hap1, whole genome shotgun sequence:
- the LOC132381681 gene encoding E3 ubiquitin-protein ligase RNF31-like, which yields MALPLSCSASPTFFSKFKVYLCSGLCTSCPVGAVRRWQDPRWVGGGSRYLSRSPPPHPVVLSARQKCNDPACRLKDSLHAHHPRDCLSYLRDWPVKALQELLQRHRVNFDTVPPAGAEATPGGNCRVMEQREEQGKLIDEACGKEACQGHAGLCESHYKEYLVSRINGHSLDPALLYTLEDMEVFLKRSGKQQAAQAQGETEAQYKARLLKVITTIPLGDKVPRIRK from the exons ATGGCTCTGCCGCTCTCCTGTTCTGCTTCTCCGACTTTCTTCTCCAAATTCAAAGTGTATCTGTG ttcaggcctctgtacttcctgcccGGTGGGGGCTGTGAGAAGGTGGCAGGAccccaggtgggtgggggggggaagcagaTACCTCTCGCGTAGCCCCCCTCCTCACCCTGTTGTGCTCTCCGCCCGTCAGAAGTGCAACGACCCTGCGTGTCGCCTGAAGGACAGTCTTCACGCCCACCACCCCCGCGACTGCCTGTCGTACCTGCGCGACTGGCCGGTGAAGGCGCTGCAGGAGCTGCTGCAG AGACACCGGGTGAACTTTGATACCGTCCCCCCTGCGGGGGCTGAGGCGACCCCTGGAG GGAACTGTCGTGTGATGGAACAACGGGAGGAACAGGGGAAACTGATTGATGAGGCCTGCGGTAAAGAGGCCTGCCAGGGGCATGCGGGGCTCTGCGA GTCCCACTATAAGGAGTACCTGGTCAGCCGAATCAATGGGCACTCACTGGATCCGGCTCTCCTCTACACGTTGGAGGATATGGAGGTGTTTCTGAAACGCTCGGGGAAACAGCAGGCAGCCCAGGCTCAGGGCGAGACCGAGGCCCAGTACAAGGCCCGCCTTCTCAAG GTGATCACCACCATCCCGCTGGGAGATAAAGTGCCGCGGATCCGGAAGTGA